The proteins below are encoded in one region of Bifidobacterium catenulatum DSM 16992 = JCM 1194 = LMG 11043:
- the glmU gene encoding bifunctional UDP-N-acetylglucosamine diphosphorylase/glucosamine-1-phosphate N-acetyltransferase GlmU, with product MALSAAIILAAGEGTRMRSNKPKVLHTLAGKTFLNRVMDSVAALDPETLAVVVHYQAERVAEAARSYNERVTIVDQDDIPGTGRAVQCAMTQLKEQGGLDGSVLIAASDMPLLDADTLNQLLAFHEQSGNGATVLTTILDDPTGYGRIIRDSEGNVLRIVEQKDANSSELAVHEVNTSVYVFDAKLLDEAIANLKSNNAQGEFYLTDALETAKANGAVGAFAAPDPLSVEGVNDRVQLAALAKAHNKRVCERWMREGVTILDPETTWIEDDVRIERDAVILPGCFLEGNTVIGEGAQVGPYTTLISAVIDADARVERSRVQESHIGRAANIGPWTYLRPGNDLGEESKAGAFVEMKKAHIGNGTKVPHLSYVGDADLGEHTNIGGGTITANYDGVHKHHTTIGSNVHVGAGNLFVAPVEVGSGVTTGAGSVVRHDVPDDSMVYSENTQHVVEGWKPEWER from the coding sequence ATGGCATTAAGCGCCGCGATTATTCTTGCGGCGGGTGAGGGTACCCGCATGCGTTCCAACAAGCCGAAAGTGTTGCACACTTTGGCTGGAAAGACGTTTTTGAACCGTGTGATGGATTCCGTGGCAGCGCTCGACCCTGAAACGTTGGCCGTGGTCGTGCACTACCAGGCGGAACGAGTCGCCGAAGCGGCCCGCTCCTACAATGAGCGTGTCACCATTGTCGACCAGGATGACATTCCCGGCACCGGACGAGCCGTGCAGTGCGCCATGACGCAGTTGAAGGAGCAAGGCGGGCTTGACGGCTCGGTGCTGATCGCAGCTTCAGATATGCCGCTGCTCGACGCCGACACGTTGAACCAGTTGCTTGCCTTCCATGAGCAAAGCGGTAATGGTGCCACCGTGCTCACCACCATTCTTGACGATCCTACCGGCTATGGCCGCATCATCCGCGACAGTGAAGGCAACGTGCTGCGCATTGTGGAACAGAAGGACGCCAACAGCAGCGAACTGGCCGTGCACGAAGTGAATACGTCCGTCTACGTGTTCGACGCCAAACTGCTGGATGAAGCGATCGCCAACCTCAAATCTAACAATGCTCAGGGAGAGTTCTACCTGACCGACGCGCTTGAAACCGCCAAAGCCAACGGTGCCGTTGGTGCGTTCGCCGCCCCCGACCCGTTGAGCGTCGAAGGCGTCAACGACCGCGTGCAGCTTGCGGCGCTTGCCAAAGCCCACAACAAGCGCGTCTGCGAGCGTTGGATGCGTGAAGGCGTGACCATTCTCGACCCTGAAACCACGTGGATCGAAGATGACGTGCGCATCGAACGTGATGCCGTGATTCTTCCAGGATGTTTCCTCGAAGGCAACACGGTGATTGGCGAGGGTGCGCAGGTCGGTCCATACACGACGCTTATCAGTGCGGTCATCGATGCCGACGCCCGTGTGGAGCGTTCCCGCGTGCAGGAGAGCCATATTGGCCGCGCCGCCAACATCGGCCCGTGGACGTACTTGCGCCCGGGCAACGATCTTGGTGAAGAATCCAAGGCCGGCGCCTTCGTGGAAATGAAGAAGGCACACATCGGCAACGGCACCAAGGTGCCGCATCTGAGTTATGTGGGTGACGCCGACTTGGGCGAGCATACCAACATCGGCGGCGGTACCATCACCGCCAACTATGATGGCGTGCACAAGCACCACACCACCATCGGATCGAACGTGCACGTCGGTGCCGGCAACCTGTTCGTGGCTCCTGTCGAAGTCGGCAGCGGTGTCACTACCGGCGCTGGTTCCGTGGTTCGCCACGACGTCCCGGACGATTCCATGGTCTATTCCGAAAACACACAACATGTAGTAGAGGGCTGGAAGCCCGAATGGGAGCGCTGA
- the rsfS gene encoding ribosome silencing factor has protein sequence MPAVQDSIDAIRIAAAAADRMKATDLVAFDVTEPLAITDAMLIATASNERQVLSVAEEIEKDLYLKSGKRQPRSREGLTEGQWVLLDYGDFVIHVMHQESRDFYRLERLWKDCPSIDLQLEHPETSDEETTETAE, from the coding sequence ATGCCGGCAGTACAAGATTCCATCGACGCCATCCGCATCGCCGCAGCCGCGGCTGACCGTATGAAGGCCACTGACCTCGTAGCCTTCGACGTCACCGAACCATTGGCCATCACCGATGCGATGCTCATCGCCACCGCTTCGAACGAACGTCAGGTGCTGTCCGTCGCAGAAGAAATCGAAAAGGACCTGTATCTCAAAAGCGGAAAGCGCCAGCCGCGTTCCCGCGAAGGCCTGACCGAAGGCCAGTGGGTGCTGCTTGATTACGGTGATTTCGTGATTCACGTCATGCATCAGGAATCCCGCGACTTCTACCGTCTTGAACGCCTGTGGAAGGATTGCCCAAGCATCGACCTGCAGCTCGAACATCCTGAAACCTCCGACGAAGAGACCACGGAAACCGCGGAATAA
- a CDS encoding histidine phosphatase family protein — translation MPRNVELEHNSAVPEHVHAITLVRHGRTAYNAQHRLQGQIDIPLDEVGQWQVRQTAVALRELYVDRRPDIPNRMVVCSDLGRASATAHAFADPLGLEVHPDARVRERSFGDWEGIPVEELAQRYPEDYRSWAEFRGGELKYGAEPKEEVGRRGVEALNDWAFRAGSDTDLYVFSHGAWISQTLQTLLGMADVHGDFADILSMRNAHWVRLIPLEIGSTLRWRLMDYNHGPAIADSEEWEHPNL, via the coding sequence ATGCCTCGAAACGTCGAACTTGAGCATAACAGCGCAGTACCGGAACATGTGCACGCCATCACACTGGTGCGTCACGGGCGCACCGCCTATAATGCGCAACATCGTCTGCAAGGCCAGATCGACATTCCCCTCGACGAAGTCGGCCAGTGGCAGGTTCGCCAAACAGCGGTCGCATTGCGTGAACTGTATGTTGACCGTCGCCCCGATATTCCGAACCGGATGGTCGTATGCTCTGATCTAGGGCGTGCCTCTGCCACGGCGCATGCATTTGCCGATCCGCTCGGGCTGGAGGTACATCCGGACGCCCGCGTGCGCGAACGTAGCTTCGGAGACTGGGAGGGCATTCCCGTCGAGGAGCTTGCGCAACGGTATCCGGAAGACTATCGTTCCTGGGCCGAGTTCCGCGGCGGTGAACTTAAATACGGTGCGGAACCCAAGGAAGAGGTGGGACGTCGTGGCGTTGAGGCATTGAACGATTGGGCGTTCCGTGCCGGATCCGACACGGATCTGTACGTGTTCTCGCATGGTGCATGGATTTCCCAAACGTTGCAGACGCTTCTGGGAATGGCGGATGTGCATGGCGATTTCGCCGACATTTTGTCGATGCGCAACGCTCACTGGGTGCGGCTCATTCCATTGGAGATCGGTTCCACATTGCGTTGGCGTTTGATGGATTACAACCACGGTCCCGCCATTGCCGATTCCGAGGAATGGGAGCATCCCAATCTGTAG
- a CDS encoding pyridoxamine 5'-phosphate oxidase family protein, whose product MADLTDEMKEFLNSNLAWVATISKEGQIDLGPKMSTFIIDSSHIGYHERTAGQTYRNLLDGSDLVVAVANLEQKKGYRFRGNVVLHSDDAIYDEQVKVAEERGTKKPVTIPVLEITEIQDLTPGATAGKTIVKD is encoded by the coding sequence ATGGCAGATCTCACCGATGAGATGAAGGAATTCCTCAACAGCAACCTCGCATGGGTGGCCACTATCAGCAAAGAAGGCCAGATTGATCTCGGACCGAAAATGAGCACGTTCATCATCGACAGCAGCCATATCGGCTACCACGAGCGCACCGCTGGCCAAACATACCGTAACCTGCTTGACGGCAGCGATCTGGTCGTCGCAGTCGCCAATCTTGAACAGAAGAAAGGCTACCGTTTCCGCGGCAACGTCGTACTCCATTCCGACGATGCGATCTATGACGAGCAGGTCAAGGTCGCCGAGGAACGCGGCACGAAAAAGCCGGTGACCATTCCGGTTTTGGAGATCACGGAAATTCAGGATCTCACCCCGGGCGCTACGGCAGGCAAAACCATCGTCAAGGACTGA